One genomic window of Acetobacter sp. includes the following:
- the tssH gene encoding type VI secretion system ATPase TssH: MRPIDLSSLVRRLSDLSRRQLESAAGMALSRTQYDVEAEHWLLFLLREKQSDFACIVDALDIDPAVLEVRLEKAINSLKTGNGRTPSLSPEIVRLMKTAWLAASVERGAATIRSVDLLVALATDTENGSGLRRTLAPVMEALARCSEADLLGFCQNSEEAAAATSARDVEEESGTDSAPRDRRFGAALTRYAQDLVALAEAGKIDPILGRDVEIRQVADILLRRRQNNPILVGEAGVGKTAVVEGLALRLAAGDVPPALKNARIFTLDLGLLQAGAGVKGEFENRLKDVIADVDAAPVPVILFIDEAHTLIGAGGGGGSADAANLLKPVLARGSLRVVAATTWAEYKKYFEKDAALTRRFQPVNVGEPDIPTATAMLRGLADTLRRHHGVLIMEDAVEAAVSLSARYVAGRQLPDKAVSLLDTACARVAMSQNAVPALLEDAERRMAVLDTEIKAVEQEAVFGNAEHKGRLETLNTERRTVENRKAALEDKAGQERELVGALEDLWGRIATADGVEKATLEEEYRTVFARLKDVQGEQPMIFPMVDQAAVAAVVSDWTGIPLGRMKSDQLDTVLNLEKIMQQRIIGQDHALRAIAKAVQTSRAGLNDPRKPVGVFLMVGTSGVGKTETALALADLLYGGEQSLTVINMSEFKEEHKVSLLMGSPPGYIGYGEGGILTEAVRRKPYSVLLLDEMEKAHPGVQEVFFQVFDKGHMKDGEGRDIDFRNTLIVMTSNAGTDLIASLYADEETAPPQETIDGLVYEDLLKSFKPAFLGRTKVVTYVPLGRETLLRIVDLQLKRVQERVKKQFGVTLDITEAVRTMLVERCEEGSAGARALESVISNALLPEISKILLKDMIMEEEKNIKKNKDLSIDLCEGSLLVTKKH, from the coding sequence ATGAGGCCGATTGATCTTTCCAGTCTCGTCCGGCGGCTGAGTGACCTGTCCCGTCGGCAGCTTGAGAGTGCTGCCGGGATGGCTTTGTCCCGCACGCAGTACGATGTGGAGGCCGAGCACTGGCTTCTCTTTCTTTTGCGGGAAAAACAGAGCGACTTCGCCTGTATCGTGGATGCTCTGGATATTGATCCGGCCGTGCTGGAAGTGCGGCTGGAAAAGGCCATCAACAGCCTGAAGACAGGCAATGGCCGCACACCGTCGCTCTCGCCGGAGATTGTGCGGCTAATGAAAACCGCGTGGCTGGCGGCGTCGGTCGAGCGTGGCGCGGCGACAATCCGTTCGGTGGATCTTCTGGTTGCGCTGGCTACCGATACAGAAAATGGTTCCGGTCTGCGCAGAACTCTGGCTCCCGTAATGGAAGCTCTTGCGCGCTGTAGCGAAGCCGATCTGCTGGGATTCTGTCAGAACAGTGAGGAAGCAGCGGCAGCGACTTCCGCCCGCGACGTTGAAGAGGAGAGCGGTACGGACAGCGCACCACGTGACAGACGTTTCGGCGCAGCGCTGACACGTTACGCTCAGGATCTGGTGGCGCTCGCCGAAGCGGGAAAGATCGACCCCATCCTTGGGCGCGATGTGGAGATTCGGCAGGTTGCCGATATCCTGCTGAGGCGCAGGCAGAACAACCCGATCCTCGTGGGTGAGGCGGGTGTCGGCAAAACAGCCGTTGTCGAAGGGCTGGCTCTCCGGCTGGCTGCGGGCGATGTGCCTCCGGCCCTGAAAAACGCACGGATCTTCACGCTCGATCTCGGCCTGTTGCAGGCCGGAGCCGGTGTGAAAGGGGAGTTCGAAAATCGCCTCAAGGACGTGATTGCCGACGTCGATGCGGCGCCTGTTCCCGTCATCCTGTTCATCGACGAGGCCCACACGTTGATCGGGGCAGGCGGAGGGGGCGGCTCGGCGGATGCCGCCAATCTGCTGAAGCCGGTGCTGGCGCGGGGGAGTCTGCGCGTGGTCGCCGCCACGACATGGGCTGAATATAAGAAGTATTTTGAAAAGGATGCCGCTCTGACAAGGCGTTTTCAGCCGGTCAATGTCGGGGAGCCGGACATTCCGACAGCCACGGCAATGCTGCGGGGACTCGCCGACACGCTACGGCGGCATCATGGCGTGCTGATCATGGAGGATGCCGTGGAAGCGGCTGTCAGCCTGTCGGCGCGGTATGTGGCGGGACGCCAGTTGCCCGACAAGGCGGTGAGCCTGCTGGATACGGCCTGTGCCCGTGTCGCGATGAGCCAGAATGCGGTTCCGGCCCTGCTGGAGGACGCCGAGCGTCGCATGGCTGTTCTGGATACGGAAATAAAGGCGGTGGAACAGGAAGCCGTCTTCGGGAATGCGGAGCACAAGGGACGGCTTGAAACGCTGAATACTGAACGCAGGACTGTGGAGAACCGTAAGGCGGCTCTGGAGGACAAGGCGGGACAGGAAAGGGAGCTGGTCGGGGCGCTGGAGGATCTCTGGGGCCGGATAGCGACAGCCGACGGGGTGGAAAAGGCAACGCTGGAAGAGGAATACCGGACTGTTTTCGCCCGTCTGAAAGACGTGCAGGGTGAGCAGCCGATGATCTTTCCGATGGTCGATCAGGCGGCTGTGGCGGCAGTCGTTTCGGACTGGACGGGGATTCCGCTGGGCCGGATGAAGTCGGACCAACTGGACACCGTGCTGAATCTTGAAAAGATCATGCAGCAGCGCATCATCGGTCAGGACCATGCGTTGCGCGCCATTGCGAAGGCCGTGCAGACGTCACGGGCGGGGTTGAACGACCCGCGCAAGCCGGTGGGCGTCTTTCTGATGGTCGGGACATCCGGTGTCGGCAAGACGGAAACCGCGCTGGCTCTGGCCGACCTGCTTTATGGCGGGGAGCAGAGCCTGACAGTCATCAATATGTCCGAGTTCAAGGAAGAGCATAAGGTCAGCCTGCTGATGGGCAGCCCGCCCGGCTATATCGGCTATGGCGAGGGGGGTATCCTGACCGAGGCAGTGCGTCGGAAGCCCTATTCCGTCCTGCTTCTGGATGAGATGGAGAAGGCGCATCCGGGCGTTCAGGAGGTCTTTTTCCAGGTTTTTGACAAGGGCCACATGAAGGATGGAGAAGGCCGGGATATTGATTTCCGAAATACTTTGATCGTGATGACCTCGAACGCGGGAACCGATCTGATCGCCAGCCTTTATGCTGATGAGGAAACGGCTCCACCACAGGAGACGATCGACGGGCTGGTTTATGAAGATCTTCTGAAATCTTTCAAACCGGCTTTTCTGGGTCGTACAAAAGTTGTCACCTATGTCCCTCTGGGCAGGGAGACGCTTCTCAGGATTGTGGATCTGCAGCTTAAACGCGTTCAGGAGCGGGTCAAAAAGCAGTTTGGAGTCACGCTTGATATCACGGAGGCTGTCCGCACAATGCTGGTCGAGCGTTGTGAAGAAGGCAGTGCGGGCGCTCGGGCTCTGGAAAGTGTCATCTCCAATGCTCTGCTTCCGGAGATATCAAAGATACTTCTAAAGGACATGATTATGGAGGAAGAAAAAAATATTAAGAAAAATAAAGACCTCAGTATTGACTTGTGCGAAGGTTCGTTGCTTGTAACAAAAAAGCATTAA
- the tssA gene encoding type VI secretion system protein TssA gives MISDVENILPLVLGPIAEGPPQGVDPRLNVSPSSPYFQLRDARSDARAAERRGEYDDTENVEALRHWTRVKDFAVQILHTVGKDVEVAAWLMEAMIRLGGLHGLAVGIQATYDIFTEFWPDFYPSPDEDGVEARFSALAGLNGVSADGTLIQALRKLELYRRSDGAPFLFWQYEQSEEVEGIGDSARKKQRLEAGVVPFAGVEEEASRFGQTSLTELYRSSRDALRQWRALDAVMTDRLGKEAPSTARVTALLEKLARIASRYVSVTEEDAPETMPEETVVETSMTETTPEAAAPAVTPPAGGKRSERPEPTREEMLQQLIVVAKYFEKHEPQSPLAETLYEAVRRARLSWNDLLVELVDDPTARAAILSRLGITTPSSSQE, from the coding sequence ATGATCAGTGATGTAGAGAATATTCTGCCTTTAGTCCTTGGTCCGATAGCGGAAGGGCCTCCTCAGGGCGTCGATCCACGGCTCAACGTGTCTCCATCGTCTCCTTATTTTCAGCTCAGGGATGCCCGGTCTGACGCTCGCGCAGCGGAAAGGCGCGGGGAGTATGATGACACTGAAAACGTGGAGGCGCTGCGTCACTGGACCCGGGTGAAGGACTTCGCCGTTCAGATTCTGCACACGGTCGGGAAAGATGTCGAAGTCGCGGCATGGCTGATGGAGGCCATGATCCGACTTGGGGGCCTGCACGGGCTGGCTGTGGGCATTCAGGCGACGTATGACATTTTTACTGAGTTCTGGCCGGATTTTTATCCTTCTCCCGATGAGGATGGTGTCGAGGCCCGCTTCTCGGCTCTCGCTGGCCTGAATGGTGTCAGTGCGGACGGCACACTGATTCAGGCGCTGCGAAAGCTGGAACTGTATCGCCGTTCGGATGGTGCGCCCTTTCTGTTCTGGCAATACGAGCAGTCGGAAGAAGTGGAGGGTATCGGTGATTCCGCCCGCAAGAAGCAGCGTCTTGAGGCGGGTGTGGTGCCGTTTGCGGGGGTGGAGGAAGAGGCTTCCCGTTTTGGCCAGACTTCTCTGACAGAGCTATATCGCAGCAGTCGGGACGCTCTGAGGCAGTGGCGGGCTCTGGACGCCGTCATGACGGATCGTCTGGGCAAAGAGGCGCCTTCGACCGCCAGAGTCACCGCGCTGCTGGAGAAACTTGCCAGAATTGCTTCCCGCTATGTGTCTGTTACGGAAGAAGATGCGCCAGAGACAATGCCAGAGGAGACTGTGGTGGAGACGTCCATGACGGAAACGACGCCTGAGGCGGCAGCTCCGGCTGTAACACCGCCAGCGGGTGGCAAAAGATCAGAGAGGCCGGAACCGACCCGCGAGGAGATGCTCCAGCAGTTGATCGTCGTGGCAAAGTATTTTGAAAAGCACGAGCCGCAGTCTCCATTGGCGGAAACATTGTATGAAGCTGTACGCCGTGCGCGTCTTTCATGGAACGATCTTCTGGTCGAACTGGTTGATGACCCCACGGCAAGAGCCGCTATTCTGTCGCGGCTTGGTATTACGACGCCCTCTTCGTCTCAGGAATAA